In Kordia antarctica, the following proteins share a genomic window:
- a CDS encoding DUF6515 family protein, with protein sequence MKAFVKTYILPVVFLVAFTAQVSAQTKRTSATKKVEKTPTTTKRTTTNNKRVSSTKITYKKPTRKVVSVRNVPNRTVINHKGQNYYYANNRYYTQSRGRYIVIAPKVGFRIKVLPSNYNRVRYNTYDYYNSQGIFYVQVNNEYEVVEPEIGTIVYELPDDYEKVTLDGQTYYEYANVLYEKVQVDGTRAYEVVGIIDME encoded by the coding sequence ATGAAAGCATTTGTGAAAACATACATATTACCAGTTGTCTTTTTAGTGGCTTTTACAGCACAAGTTTCAGCGCAAACAAAAAGAACTAGTGCAACAAAAAAAGTTGAAAAAACGCCGACAACTACTAAGAGGACTACAACAAATAATAAAAGAGTGTCTAGTACAAAAATCACCTACAAAAAGCCAACACGTAAAGTAGTTTCTGTTAGAAATGTACCAAATAGAACCGTAATAAATCATAAAGGTCAAAATTACTACTATGCTAATAACAGATATTATACGCAGTCTAGAGGTCGATATATTGTAATTGCACCAAAGGTTGGTTTTAGAATAAAAGTTTTACCTAGCAACTATAATCGCGTACGATATAATACATATGATTATTACAATTCTCAAGGCATATTCTATGTTCAAGTAAATAACGAATATGAAGTTGTAGAACCAGAAATAGGGACTATAGTGTATGAACTTCCTGATGATTATGAAAAAGTGACCTTAGACGGACAAACGTATTACGAATACGCAAATGTACTTTACGAAAAAGTACAAGTAGATGGAACAAGAGCCTATGAAGTAGTAGGTATTATAGATATGGAATAA
- a CDS encoding EF-hand domain-containing protein yields MKHGKFKTGVVLGMLTFLFTVSVNAQSQNRQERKAPPTFEQLLKEMDANEDGKLSKDELKGPLKENFAKIDTDEDGFISKKEFKNAPKPARRKKQ; encoded by the coding sequence ATGAAACACGGCAAATTTAAAACAGGAGTTGTACTAGGAATGTTGACATTCTTATTCACAGTTAGTGTAAATGCACAATCGCAAAATAGACAAGAAAGAAAGGCGCCGCCAACCTTTGAGCAACTCTTAAAAGAGATGGATGCCAATGAAGATGGCAAGCTTTCAAAAGATGAATTGAAAGGTCCACTAAAAGAAAATTTTGCGAAGATTGATACTGATGAAGATGGCTTTATTTCAAAAAAAGAATTTAAAAATGCACCAAAGCCAGCGCGCAGAAAAAAACAGTAA
- a CDS encoding LytR/AlgR family response regulator transcription factor, translated as MSNLKITCVIVDDEPMALNLVESYVEKTPFLVLKKKCSSAIEALEFIKSEPVDLLFLDIQMPDLTGIEFSKMLPKETRVIFTTAFDQYALEGFKVEALDYLLKPFDYAEFLAAANKANTWFALVKGKQQHSISEEKEFLFVKSEYKQLRIKLADVLYFEGLKDYIKIWLKDNPKPILTLMSLKSLEEELPETHFMRVHRSFIVSLDNIDIIERSQIIINKQRITVSEHYKPKFLEFINKNSF; from the coding sequence ATGAGCAACCTAAAAATTACATGTGTTATTGTAGATGATGAACCTATGGCACTTAACTTAGTAGAAAGCTATGTGGAGAAAACACCGTTTTTAGTACTCAAAAAAAAGTGTAGTAGTGCAATTGAAGCGTTGGAGTTTATAAAATCTGAACCCGTAGATTTACTATTTCTAGACATTCAAATGCCCGATTTAACAGGAATTGAATTTTCAAAAATGTTACCCAAAGAAACACGCGTTATCTTTACCACTGCTTTTGATCAATATGCGTTAGAAGGTTTCAAAGTAGAAGCGCTAGATTATCTTTTAAAACCATTTGACTATGCAGAGTTTCTGGCAGCAGCCAACAAAGCAAATACTTGGTTTGCCTTGGTAAAGGGGAAACAGCAACATAGCATTTCCGAAGAAAAAGAATTTCTTTTTGTAAAATCAGAATACAAGCAATTGCGAATAAAACTAGCAGATGTTTTATATTTTGAAGGGTTAAAAGATTACATCAAAATATGGTTAAAAGACAATCCAAAACCCATTCTAACACTAATGAGTTTAAAATCTTTAGAAGAAGAACTTCCCGAAACTCATTTCATGCGAGTGCATCGTTCGTTTATTGTTTCATTAGATAATATAGATATTATTGAGCGTAGCCAAATAATCATCAACAAGCAACGCATTACAGTTTCTGAACATTACAAACCAAAATTTTTGGAATTTATCAATAAAAATTCATTCTAA
- a CDS encoding sensor histidine kinase: MPYLLSYGQTQEINRLIAHFWIPLVFSAIIFYLNYFILIDKFLFPKKMVQFIIINAVIIIGFLFLKEYIEDTYFTDLIKKRSDETNNGRPLFKMFVYIQILSYMAPLLFSIAIKSTKRWVKTEAERKEAINIKLKSELQHLHYQLQPHFFFNSLNNIYAMVDISPDEAKKSIHSLSKLMRYMLYETNEELVSLSKEIDFMKKYIDLMKLRVSDKTKVNYNFPSEETGIKIAPLLFISLIENAFKHGVSASKPSTIDIQMTYHEKTVLFTIENDNFPKKTEDKSGSGIGIPNIEKRLELLYPTKNAFKTFVKNDRFVAQLEIETN; this comes from the coding sequence ATGCCATATTTATTGTCGTATGGACAAACGCAAGAGATCAACAGATTAATAGCACACTTTTGGATTCCGTTAGTGTTTTCGGCGATTATATTTTATCTCAATTATTTTATATTAATAGATAAATTTTTGTTTCCTAAAAAAATGGTACAGTTTATTATTATTAATGCTGTAATTATAATCGGATTCTTATTTTTAAAAGAATACATAGAAGACACCTATTTTACAGATTTAATAAAAAAACGTTCTGATGAAACTAACAACGGAAGACCTCTTTTTAAAATGTTTGTGTACATTCAGATACTATCATATATGGCACCTTTACTATTTTCAATAGCAATAAAAAGCACTAAACGGTGGGTTAAAACTGAAGCTGAACGTAAAGAAGCAATTAACATAAAATTAAAATCAGAACTGCAACATCTACATTACCAATTGCAACCGCATTTCTTTTTTAATTCGTTAAATAACATTTATGCGATGGTAGATATTTCGCCAGATGAAGCTAAAAAATCTATTCACAGTTTAAGTAAACTGATGCGCTATATGTTATATGAAACCAATGAAGAATTAGTTTCGCTATCAAAAGAAATCGATTTTATGAAAAAATATATCGATTTGATGAAATTGCGTGTGTCAGATAAAACAAAGGTAAATTATAACTTTCCTTCCGAAGAAACAGGAATCAAAATAGCACCTTTATTATTTATTTCACTAATTGAGAATGCTTTCAAACATGGTGTATCTGCAAGCAAACCAAGTACAATTGATATTCAGATGACTTACCATGAAAAAACAGTTTTATTTACCATAGAAAACGATAATTTTCCTAAAAAAACAGAAGACAAAAGCGGTTCTGGAATAGGAATTCCTAACATAGAAAAACGCTTAGAATTACTCTATCCTACTAAAAATGCATTTAAAACATTTGTAAAAAATGATCGTTTTGTAGCACAACTAGAAATAGAAACCAATTAA
- a CDS encoding ABC transporter permease produces MRLLNLFKIAFKAIVLNKMRTLLTMLGIIIGVASVIAMLAIGEGSKESIRENISSMGSNIITIRPASASSGGVRASADEMQTLTLKDYEAVKDQATFLSYATPLVTGKGQVINGSNNWPSSIYGVNPDYLKIKVVDLQSGSMFTDAEVKTASKVALIGQTVVDNVFPDGQDPIGQMIRFNNIPFKVIGVLEVKGENTFGQDQDDVVIAPYTTVQKRILAIDYINQIMASAISEDDAPNAVTEVSEIMRIQHQISNPNKDDFSVQSMEELISTFSSTSEMLTLLLVAVASISLLIGGIGIMNIMYVSVKERTKEIGLRMAVGAKGADILMQFLIEAVLISITGGILGVLLGLASTMFIEKFLNWPTSVALYSIVISFAVCAVTGIFFGWYPARKASALDPIIALRYE; encoded by the coding sequence ATGAGACTATTAAATTTATTCAAAATCGCTTTTAAAGCCATCGTTCTTAATAAAATGAGAACTTTACTAACTATGTTAGGCATCATTATAGGTGTGGCATCTGTAATTGCAATGCTCGCTATTGGTGAAGGCTCTAAAGAAAGTATTCGCGAAAACATTTCAAGTATGGGTTCTAATATAATTACTATCAGACCAGCATCTGCTTCAAGTGGTGGTGTTCGCGCAAGTGCAGATGAGATGCAAACACTTACCCTTAAAGATTATGAAGCCGTTAAAGATCAAGCCACCTTTTTAAGTTATGCAACACCATTGGTTACTGGTAAAGGACAAGTTATAAATGGTTCTAACAACTGGCCATCAAGTATATATGGCGTAAATCCAGATTATCTCAAAATTAAAGTAGTTGATTTGCAAAGCGGCAGTATGTTTACAGATGCCGAAGTAAAAACGGCTTCTAAAGTGGCACTTATTGGGCAAACGGTCGTGGACAATGTGTTTCCTGATGGGCAAGATCCTATTGGACAGATGATTCGTTTTAATAATATTCCATTTAAAGTCATTGGTGTATTAGAAGTAAAAGGAGAAAACACCTTTGGTCAAGACCAAGATGATGTGGTTATTGCACCATATACAACCGTACAAAAACGTATTTTGGCTATTGATTATATCAATCAAATTATGGCTTCGGCAATAAGTGAAGACGATGCGCCAAATGCTGTTACTGAAGTCTCAGAAATTATGAGAATTCAACATCAAATATCTAATCCAAATAAAGACGATTTTAGTGTACAATCTATGGAAGAGCTTATTTCTACTTTTAGTTCTACAAGTGAGATGTTAACTTTATTATTAGTGGCAGTTGCTAGTATTTCGTTATTAATTGGAGGTATTGGAATTATGAATATCATGTATGTTTCTGTAAAAGAACGTACCAAAGAAATTGGTTTAAGAATGGCTGTTGGAGCAAAAGGAGCTGATATTTTAATGCAATTCTTAATTGAAGCCGTGCTAATCAGTATAACTGGCGGAATTTTAGGTGTACTTTTAGGACTCGCATCAACCATGTTTATCGAAAAATTCTTAAATTGGCCTACAAGCGTTGCCTTATACTCAATAGTAATATCATTTGCTGTATGTGCTGTGACAGGAATCTTTTTTGGATGGTATCCAGCTAGAAAAGCATCAGCTTTAGATCCAATAATTGCTTTACGTTATGAATAA
- a CDS encoding ABC transporter ATP-binding protein, which yields MSKEIIKIEDLKREFTMGNETVHALKGISFDIKEGEFVTIMGSSGSGKSTMLNILGCLDQPTSGIYEIDGVSVKDLSRNQLATIRNEKIGFIFQSYNLLARTSALENVELPLLYNSKVSTEERRKRAIKALEMVGLGDRMDHTPSQLSGGQQQRVAIARSLVNNPVMILADEATGNLDTRTSYEIMSLFQELNKQGITITFVTHEQDIATFSSRTIVLKDGNIIQDYKNHKVQSAEEQLAKLPKENH from the coding sequence ATGAGCAAAGAAATTATAAAAATAGAAGACTTAAAACGTGAGTTTACGATGGGCAATGAAACCGTTCACGCGTTAAAAGGGATTTCGTTTGACATTAAAGAAGGTGAGTTTGTAACCATTATGGGTTCATCTGGTTCTGGAAAAAGTACGATGTTGAATATTTTAGGATGTTTAGATCAGCCAACATCAGGAATCTATGAAATTGATGGTGTATCTGTAAAAGACTTAAGCCGAAATCAATTAGCAACCATTAGAAACGAAAAAATTGGATTCATTTTTCAATCCTACAATTTACTAGCAAGAACCTCAGCTCTTGAAAACGTAGAATTACCATTGCTATACAACAGTAAAGTTTCTACTGAAGAACGAAGAAAAAGAGCCATTAAAGCATTAGAAATGGTTGGTTTGGGAGATAGAATGGATCATACGCCTTCGCAACTTTCGGGAGGACAACAACAACGTGTTGCTATTGCAAGATCGTTGGTAAACAATCCAGTAATGATTCTTGCAGATGAAGCAACAGGAAACTTAGACACACGAACTTCTTACGAAATTATGTCTCTCTTTCAAGAATTGAACAAACAGGGCATCACCATCACGTTCGTAACACACGAGCAAGATATTGCAACGTTTAGCAGTAGAACCATTGTTTTAAAAGATGGAAATATAATTCAGGATTATAAAAATCACAAAGTACAATCGGCAGAAGAACAGTTAGCAAAATTACCGAAAGAAAACCATTAA
- a CDS encoding efflux RND transporter periplasmic adaptor subunit produces MKTKKNIIITSIIVVIIAIVGYSFIKGEDAIIIEAKTVAVKKANVTTMVTATGTMEPITQVEVGTQVSGVVEKIYVDYNSVVKEGQLIAELDKTNLNASKTQAQAAYDNAVSQRNYMKTIYDRQKTLYDNQVISKSDFDDAEFNYQTAIGTVTQRLSDLQSARTNLGYANIYSPIDGVVLSRAIDEGQTVAASLSTPTLFTIAQDLKEMQVEADVDEADIGQVKDGQRVEFTVDAYIGETFNGVVTQVRLDPTVTSNVVTYTVVIKAENEDLKLKPGLTATISIYTLELNSVLTAQAKAINFKPTPAQLAAYNEQQNIKVEASNERSTDRSSTNKENGSVVWVYSSTGEIKSQKVTLGASDGVNVQILEGISEGDKLVYSLEGVSASETKTTDKSESPFMPQQTRGGRKR; encoded by the coding sequence ATGAAAACTAAAAAAAATATCATCATAACTAGCATTATAGTAGTCATTATAGCTATTGTAGGATACAGTTTTATAAAAGGCGAAGATGCTATTATTATAGAAGCTAAAACAGTTGCGGTTAAAAAAGCAAACGTAACCACAATGGTTACAGCAACAGGAACTATGGAACCAATTACACAAGTAGAAGTTGGTACACAAGTATCTGGAGTTGTCGAAAAAATATACGTAGACTATAACAGCGTAGTAAAAGAAGGTCAGCTTATTGCCGAATTGGATAAGACAAATTTAAACGCTTCTAAAACGCAAGCGCAAGCTGCATATGATAATGCGGTAAGTCAAAGAAATTACATGAAAACAATATATGACAGACAAAAAACCTTGTATGATAATCAAGTAATTAGTAAATCAGATTTTGACGATGCAGAATTCAATTATCAAACAGCAATAGGAACAGTAACTCAACGTTTATCTGATTTGCAATCGGCTAGAACCAACTTAGGATATGCCAATATTTATTCGCCAATTGATGGTGTTGTATTATCTAGAGCTATTGATGAAGGACAAACCGTTGCGGCAAGTTTAAGCACGCCAACATTATTTACCATTGCACAAGATTTAAAAGAAATGCAAGTAGAAGCAGATGTTGACGAAGCTGATATAGGACAAGTAAAAGATGGACAACGTGTTGAGTTTACTGTAGATGCTTACATAGGCGAAACCTTTAATGGCGTTGTAACGCAAGTACGATTAGATCCAACAGTAACTTCAAATGTGGTGACATATACAGTTGTTATTAAAGCGGAAAATGAAGATTTAAAACTAAAACCAGGATTGACAGCAACCATTTCAATTTACACCTTAGAGTTAAATAGTGTGTTAACTGCCCAAGCAAAGGCCATTAATTTTAAACCTACACCTGCACAATTAGCAGCGTATAACGAACAACAAAATATAAAAGTTGAAGCGTCTAATGAAAGATCAACAGATAGGTCATCAACAAATAAAGAGAATGGTAGCGTTGTTTGGGTTTACAGTAGTACTGGAGAAATAAAATCTCAAAAAGTCACTTTGGGAGCAAGTGATGGTGTTAACGTTCAAATTTTAGAAGGTATTTCTGAAGGTGACAAATTAGTGTACAGTTTAGAAGGCGTAAGTGCTTCTGAAACAAAAACAACAGATAAAAGCGAAAGTCCATTTATGCCACAACAAACGCGAGGTGGAAGAAAAAGATAA
- a CDS encoding TolC family protein, which yields MKLYLIIASLLFVQFSFAQDATKNSSPKVWSLEDCITYALENNITVKDAALNTNIAAVDYSKAKSSRLPNLFGSASQSFSNGNTIDPITSSYVTDQIHSTNVGINSSITLFQGNQINNQIKQNKIRFDQSIFLEEVEKNNIILNLLETYLQTLYSKENIVISENNLAASEKEVLRAKARLDAGTIALSDYTEAQSQAATNKYNLISAKNEYQQYIIQLKQLLELSPLEDLEIESIDENMDLINLELDKVEVYTNALGFLPEIQASNLNIAANENELVIAKGRYLPTLSLTGSIGSGYTSINDNTFSDQFNVNFNQKLGLTLTIPIFNRNETKAAVQTARINIEKAAIQKQSTEKEIYKKVETAYQNAVSAQEQVIAAEASKVASEQSYKLAQKKYELGGLSTTDLVISQNTFTNAQQNYLQAKYLNILYHQLVQFYQGNEIKL from the coding sequence ATGAAATTATATCTAATCATTGCAAGCTTATTATTTGTGCAGTTCTCGTTTGCACAAGATGCTACCAAAAACTCATCGCCAAAAGTTTGGTCGTTGGAAGATTGTATTACCTACGCTTTAGAAAATAACATTACGGTTAAAGATGCTGCATTAAATACAAACATTGCAGCAGTAGATTATAGCAAAGCGAAATCGTCAAGATTACCGAATTTATTTGGGAGTGCTTCACAAAGTTTTTCTAATGGAAATACTATTGATCCTATTACAAGTAGTTACGTTACAGATCAAATACACAGTACAAATGTTGGAATAAATAGTTCTATAACGCTGTTTCAAGGGAATCAAATTAACAATCAAATTAAACAAAATAAAATACGATTCGACCAAAGTATTTTTTTAGAAGAAGTAGAAAAAAACAACATCATTTTAAATCTTTTAGAAACCTATTTACAAACGCTCTACAGTAAAGAAAATATTGTTATTTCGGAAAATAATTTAGCAGCTTCAGAAAAAGAAGTTCTAAGAGCAAAAGCACGTTTAGATGCAGGAACTATTGCATTGAGCGATTATACCGAAGCGCAAAGCCAAGCAGCAACGAACAAATACAATCTGATTTCAGCTAAAAACGAGTACCAACAATATATAATCCAATTAAAACAACTATTGGAATTATCTCCACTGGAAGATTTGGAAATTGAGAGCATTGACGAAAACATGGATCTCATAAATCTAGAACTTGATAAGGTTGAGGTGTATACGAACGCTTTAGGGTTTCTGCCAGAAATTCAGGCAAGCAATTTAAACATTGCGGCAAACGAGAATGAACTTGTTATTGCCAAAGGTAGATATTTGCCAACATTATCGTTAACAGGAAGTATTGGTTCTGGATATACAAGCATCAATGATAATACATTCTCAGATCAATTTAATGTGAATTTTAATCAAAAATTGGGCTTGACTTTAACGATTCCAATATTTAATAGAAACGAAACAAAAGCGGCAGTACAAACCGCTAGAATAAATATAGAGAAAGCAGCAATACAAAAGCAGTCAACTGAAAAGGAAATTTATAAAAAAGTAGAAACAGCGTATCAAAATGCAGTATCTGCACAAGAGCAAGTCATTGCAGCGGAAGCTTCAAAAGTTGCATCGGAGCAATCGTACAAATTAGCACAAAAAAAGTATGAATTAGGAGGTTTAAGTACAACCGATTTAGTGATAAGTCAAAACACATTCACTAACGCACAACAAAACTATTTACAAGCCAAATACTTAAATATTTTATACCATCAATTAGTACAATTCTATCAAGGAAACGAAATCAAACTTTAA